The following is a genomic window from Paenibacillus sp. FSL R5-0766.
AGCCAATGACAGTACCTTGCGAATCCTTGATTGGTGTAAAGGAGGACAATAGCTGTCCCCAGGTTGGATCATCTACAATGCCTGTTGTGACGACTTCACCGCGTAACAAGCGTTCCTGAATCTGGGGATTGAATTCCATTGCAGTGCCGTAAGGACTATACTCTGTATCATTCCAATCCGCTCCATCCACGGTGTAGATCCACCCGTCCGAAGTTTTGTTATACATATAAACATACAAGGCTCCCGATTGAAGCCTAACTTTAACGAGTTCGTCCCTAAGACTTTTATATTCGTTGCTCTCCTCTGAAGCAGTAGAAGATAAGGTCTTAATTAATTCCGACTCCTGACCTAGTTGAGAGGCGGTATTCACAGCCAGCTGCTGATTGTTATGCTGCATGGTCATTAGTGATGCATTTTCACTGGAGTCGATGGTGGCCCATATGATTAGACCGCCCATGGCCAGTAGCGGAACCAGAATAATCAAATACAGTTTGAACCTTAAATCCATCTTTTTTTGGTAAGTCTTTCTCAAATCCTGTTCCCCCTTGGATGTAATAAAGTAAATAGGGTTATCCATATAACCCCATACTATTTATCGTAATATTGAAGGGGGAAATGAAGACTAACACTAAATTTGTATATACATATACGTAGGAGAATGTGATCATTTGTGGTACCAGTGCACTCAAACCAAATGTAGAAGTTACGTCTTGCATCAAGAAACGTTGTCATTAACCAAAAAAGCTCCACCAGCTTCATGCCAGTGGAACGCTTAATTTTTCTCTAAGACATTCTGTTCAATATACAAATATACTCATGGATGCTCATTGCAGAAACGGTCGATATAATCAGAACATTGGCCCGGCTCATCTTCCATTACGAAATGACCAGCTTTGGGAATGACATGTAGGCAGGCATGGGGAATATCCTGGACAAGCCTCTTTGCATAAGCGAGAGGCTGCCATTCATCTTCTTCACCCCATAGAATTTGAACAGGGACCTTCAGCTTGGGTAAATCTGTTCCATAGGATTCAGTATATTTTGCATTATAGTGAGCTACCTGATGGGAGAAAAAAGAGGCTTTGCCCAATGAACCTGCATGGGGTTCGAGATATGCATCCAGTGTATCGCCAGTCATAAGCTCTTTATTATACACTGCCATGGGTAATTGTTTCTTTAGCATGGTATCAAAATCAGCACGGGGCATTTGTTCAACCTGTTCAAGCTGTTCTTCAATAATTTTCTTCCAGGTTGGTGAGGGCCACGAATCATAGCTGGGCATGTTGAGTAACGTAAGCGATTGTACACGCTCAGGCTGTTCCAAGGCTAGTTGGACTCCAACAATTCCACCTAGATCGTGGGCTGCGACATGTAAACGATCCATTCCGAGTTCGTCTAAAAGCTGACTAAACAGCGTATATTGTGCTGCCACAGAAGTATCTGCCTCGAGTGGTCTTTCGGATGCTCCATATCCCAGAAGGTCATGAACGTAGACTTTGTACCCTTTTTGAACCAGAGCGGGTATTACTTTTCTCCATTCATAACTATAAGAGGGTGTTCCGTGAAGGAGCCATATGGGAGAGCCTTCTCCGTATTGTTCATAAGCGATTCGATATCCATTAATCAAGATGGATGACGTTGCTGCTGTTTGCATAGTGATTACTCCCTTCCATAAACGATTGAGATTAAAAAATGAAATGGGCTCTTAATGAGCTACATTGAATATAAACGATTGCTTTCCATTAGTGAAATTGATAGTTTATATGTAAACGATCAGTTTTAATGATGTTACAAAGAAGGGAGCCAATGATGGAAATACGTCATCTGGTCACATTTATTACAATTGTGGAACACGAGGGATTTACCAAAGCTGCTGAACATCTTGGATACGCGCAATCTACAATTACATTGCATATTAAGGCATTGGAAGAGGAGATTAACTACCCTTTATTTGATCGGATTGGTAAGCGGGTTATTTTAACGGAGACCGGAAAAAAATTGTTGCCACATGCACAGAAAATGCTTGAGCTGTATCATATGATTAAGGAAGTGACCGCTGCACAAGGTGAATTAACGGGTAATATCGTGATCAGTATTGGAGAAACGTTGTTGATCTATCGTTTTCCGCCTATTATTGAAGAGTTTAAAAAATTGCATCCTCATGTCAATATCGAGTGGCACCAATTAGATTCCGTACATTATAAAGAGAATTTGATGCAAGGTAAAAGTGATATTTCCTTCATGCTGGGGACAGAGGTACATGACCCCAATCTGTACAGTGAGAAATTGGCTGAGGAGCCCATGATGCTGCTGTACCCCAATTCATTTGAGCTACAACGGGACATTGTACGAAGCAATTTACTTTTTACCGAAAGAGGTTGCGGTTATCGCACATTGTTTGAACAATGCATTGAAGAGTATCAGATTGGGATTACTTCCAATATTGAATTCTGGAGTATTGAAGCTGTGAAACAGTCGATATTGAGCGGTATGGGCATATCTTTGTTACCTCGAATTACGGTAGAGAAGGAGCTGAAGGAAGAAAAACTTTCAGGTCAGCAGTACAAACAAAATCTAGCTACGCAATTGCTGTATCCCAAAAACAAGTGGATCTCTCCCCAAGTAGAAGCTTTTATTGAGATCGTTAGAAAGCATGCCTCCCTATGGTAGCTCATTTCAACTGTCCTTAACGCCTAAGACTGAACCGTTGGATTGCTTCCTCGGTCACTGGTGTGAAGAGATTAACCAGATTACCGTCAGGATCGCGAAACAGTAAAGCACGATTCCCCCAAGGCATTGTGGTAGGTTCCTTTACCCACTCATCGACAAACGGCTTCAAGCGCTCGTATTCCGCATCGACATCGTGGACATGGAACTCAATAATGACTGTACGATCGTTGGCCGCCACAGCGGAACCAGCGCCAAATAGTTGCACCGTCTGGGAGTGGCCGATCGCTAGAGTGCACAATGGCATAACAAGTTCGGCAAAGACAGGTGCAGGGCGTTCTGCTGAAACACCCGTAATTTTCTCATAGAACTCGACAAGACGATCCACGTCATCAGTAATGATGCGCACAGAAGCAAAATTCACGAGATATCATCCTTCCTATAATAAGTAATACATTTTGGATCAAAAACATTTCGCATTTACTTCTACTCCTTTACAATTACTTACTCCGACTATACAAAAACACTACTGACAACGGTATGTCAGTAGTGTTTTATGAGAAATGATAACGCCGGGAGGGATCTCACAGTTGGTTGCCACTGTAATTTGTATTATTGCTTCAATGGTATTATCTAGCTAGCTTTGAGTTATCTGCTGTATATGTGAATGTATCCTTTGCGCTTATTCTTGCATTTCTGCCAGCCAGTGTGAATATCCCAAGTTCTTTTTTACTCGATGGAGAAAAAAGTATGCCGGAATAATCCTTTCTTATGTAGTCACTGCCCTTGCCATTGCAGGATTAAGAAAATTGCTAGGCTACTATATGAACATAGAAGAATATCTCTTTTAGTATTCGGAATAGTAGCTGCATTTAGTGTTGTAGTATATACACTCTCATGGATCATATGCCCAAGATGGCTAAGCCATAAAGAATTATGACCACTTGGAAAAGAACTGTATTTTTCTTATGAAATAATCTAAGATTTATTTTAGGTAGTGATAACACTTGGTGAGTAGGGAGTGGAAAATATTTTAATGGAGTCAGAGCAGTCATCTTTCAATGATTCTCGTTATCTAGGAGCTAGAATGAAAAAAATCATTGCTTTCATGGACTGGAGTATATTCTCGCTTCGTTTTTATCATTACTTGTTGCTTGCCATTCTTATTCTAACTGTACCCGGAGACTCGGCTCACGTTCAATTGGAGATCATCTGGCTTTTGGCCGCCTTCCTTGTTCCGATCTTATTTTGGTTCCCACAACTGCGGTTGAACAATCTGTGGTTTTGTATTACCGAGGTCATTCTTGGCGGATCATATTATGTGAACATGACTATCCATTCTGAATTCATCTCCTCGCCTGATTACTTGCTTCCCAGCCTAACCATGGGCTACTTATTGACCAGAAAGACAGTTTGGATTATCCCCACTGTTTTTTTGCTACCATTTGTCTTCCTGTTCAATCAAGGATATACCTTGAACCAGAGCATGAGTATTGGGTTCGACAACTTGTTATTTTGCTTTATTGGTATCTGGGTAAGCTTCATAGCTAATGCTTACCGTCAGAAAAATGCCTTGGCGGTTGAAGTTGCACATCAGAACAGGTTGTTGAGCCATTATGCCGCTCAGGTCGAGAAATTAACGTTAATGGAAGAACGCAGTCGTATGTCCAAGGAACTGCACGATACACTTGGGCATTCCTTTATTTCTCTGATCATGAGTCTGGATGCCGCCATTGCTCTATTGGATCATAAGCCTGCTGAGGTGAAAGATAGACTCATTCGCTTGAGAGCGTTAGCTGAGAGAAATCTCGACGAAATGAGAGATGTTGTTCACGAAATGGGAGAAGACGAAAATAGCCTCTTTAAGCAGATTAGGGTACTTGCAGATAGCTTTGCCGAGCACACTGGAACGAATGTTACATTGAATCTGCCTGTGACAGAACATGCAATGCTTCTTAAAGCACGACAAGCTATTCTTCGCATGATTCAGGAATCGTTTACGAATGCGCTAAAACACGGAAAAGCGTCTAAGTTGAAGTTGGAGCTTTCCTTTGTTGAAGAAGCCTTACATATCGTTATTCGAAATAATGGTAAGCCAATAGACAAATTGGAATACGGCTTTGGCTTAACCACGATGAAGCAACGGATTCAGGAAATTGGAGGTAAGCTTACCCTCTCTTCCTCATCTGGAGCCACATCGTTCACCGAGGTGAGATGCGAAATTCCGTTAAATGGAGTGATGTTACATGCAGAAGATTAGAATATTAATTGTCGACGATCAAGAGCTTATTCTGGAGAGTCTGCATATTGTCCTGTCTCTTGAAGAAGATTTTGAAATTGTCGGATTAGCCAAAAATGGGGAAGAAGCCATTGAAGGCAGTAAACAATTTCAGCCAGATATCGTGCTAATGGATATTAATATGCCCGTCATGGATGGTGTTGCTGCAACGTCACGAATTAAGCAACAGCTTCCGGCGATTAAGATCATAATGCTGACCTCATATAAGGAAGTGGATTATGTTTTGACGGCATTAAGCCATGGAGCAGAGGGGTATCTACTCAAAGCGATCCGTCCCAAGGAGTTGGCTGCAGGAATACGTGTGGTTCATACAGGAGGTACATTGATTTCTCAGGAAATGGCGGCCAAAATGATAAAAAATATACTTCCGTCTGCTGCTCCAAAAAGCAATGAGTATGGATTGAGCGCACGTGAAATTGAAGTGCTTCACAAGTTGGCATCTGGCTTGCGCAATCAAGATATTGCTGAGGCTTTGTTTCTTAGTGAAGGGACCGTTAAAAACTATATTTCCTCCATCTATTCCAAAATGGATGTGAAAGGAAGGAGGGAGGCAACTCGCAAAGCCAGAGATTCTGGAATGATGGAAGAATAAACAGGTAGAATTTTAATGATGTTCATAAAAAATCGGCAACTCATTAGAGTTGCCGATTTTTTATGTCATAGGTCAATTCATGACTAAATCGCACTATGTCTATATGACTTTTAAAGTCTAAATTTATAACAAGCGGAACAATCACTTCGGAAGATTGAAGCGCAGAGAGGGGTAATTCGGATGAAAAAAATGAAGAAATTATTTTTTGGGATCGGTATTGCTGTTTTAATACTTTCAATGGTGGTTCTTTACTTTCCAACATGGACTCCGAAAATAAAAGGGGAAAATAGTATTAATGTACTGGAACAAGTGGAGATCAATGGAACAGGTCATGAAATCATGATCCGCGGTCAAAATGCAGAGAATCCGGTCATTCTGTATGTACACGGTGGGCCAAGCGCATCTGAAATTCCGCACGCGAAGCAATATCAGGATGTATTGGAATCCAGATTTACCATTGTGAACTATGATCAAAGAGCGAGCGGCAAGTCTTATCATTTTTTTGAGGATTACTCCAATTTATCAACGGACTTGTTGGTTGATGATATACTGACCATCACGGATTATATATCTGAACGGCTTGGCAAGGAAAAGGTGATCCTGATCGGCCATTCCTTCGGTACTTACATTGGTTCTTTGGCTGCCCATAAAGCACCGGAGAAATATGAAGCCTACATCGGAATTGGTCAGGTAGGAGATACCAAGCAGAGTGAGATAGACGGTTGGAATTATGTAATGAAACAAGCTCAGCTTGCAGGTAATGATGATGACATAGCAAGACTGAATCAGGTTTCTGAAGCCATCAATCAAGGGCAGACATTTACACCGAGAGACATTGTTACACGATACAATGGTGCTGCGAGATTGATGGATAACCCTGATGACAGTTTCCTTGGAATGACGTTCAGCAGTGAATACAACATGCTCGATGTCATACGTTATTATAAAGGAATGACTTATTCACAAGGAATTCTGATTGGTGAAGTGATGAGTCGTCCATTGCCTTCCTTAATTAAGAAGCTGGATCTGCCATTTTATTTTGTTATGGGAGATTATGACTTTATGACTTCGTCCCATGCTGCCAAGCAGTTTTTTGACGGAATTAAAGCTAACAAGAAAGAATTTATTTCTTATGAAGAATCGGCTCACTACCCACACTATGAAGAAAAGGAAAGATTCTTCAATTGGATGACAGATACGTTCACTCAATAACATTTGTTAGAAATTAAAAAGAGAAGCGTGCGTAAATAAAAAGTGATCCGCTGCTGTTTTCAACTAGCAGGCTGACAATAGGAATCGTTGCAGAAATGCTGACGATTTTTTTGTATACATTTACAGAGCGTTATAGACCTAGAGCCCATATGATTAACAAAGTAGAAGATTTTAAGTTTTAGATGAAAAGATGATACCTCGCGATCAGTATGATGGAATATTACTTATTCATAAAATCCATCCCTCTAATCACTAGGAAAGAGCGTACTCAAATTTCGAAGTGAGGGTAAGGGCTAAAAATCGATTGTACTTGGTGGTAAACAGTGTTACTCTAAAAGTCTGTGTTCGACAATATATTCAATACTAGCCACCAATTTAGTTGTAAAGAAAGGTAACACTATGATAAAAGTTGAAAACTTATCCTTCTCATTTCCACAAAAGGAACTATATAAAAACATTTCATTTACGTTTGAAGAGGCACAACATTGTGCTTTTATTGGAACAAGCGGAAGTGGAAAAAGTACACTGATCGATATCCTGATGGATCCGGAGCGATATTTGTTCGAGGGCAAGTTAGAGATAGACCCTGATTGCAGAATCGGGTATGTGAGTCAGTTTTTGCAAGTAGACAAAACAAAAGAAATGACCGTTTTTGAATATATCGCAGAAGAATTCATCAAGATACAAGATGAAATTACAGGGATTTATGCGGAGATGGCCACCACATCGGATATGGATTCCCTGATGGAAAAGCTTCAATTGGCTTTGGATGCCTTCGAAGCGATGGATGGGGACAATTTCGAAAAAAACATCAATAAACAGTTAAACCTTGCCAACCTCATGAAGCTCAAAGATCTTAGTATATCCGCCATAAGCGGCGGGGAATTCAAACTTATTCAAGTGATGAAGGAAATGCTGAATCGTCCAGACTACATGATTATGGACGAACCCGATGTATTTCTAGACTTTGAAAACCTGAACGCGCTTAAAAAATTGATTAACTCCCACAAGGGAATGCTGCTGGTCGTTACACACAACCGGTATCTGTTGAATCATTGTTTCAACAAAATCATACACCTTGAAAACACGGAGCTCCAGGAGTTTGACGGGCGATATATCGATTATAACTTCTCACTGCTTCAGTCTAAGATCGAACTGCAAGAAATCGCGGTTGCTGAAGCTGAAGAAATTGAGAGATATGATCACATCATCGACAATCTTAGAGAGATCGCCACATATAATTCGGAAGCCTCAAGAGGCAGAGCGTTAAAAGCCAGAGTCAAGTTTCAAGAGAGATTGGAAGCACGTCGAATAAAAGAGCCCTTTGTCGATATCAAACAGCCGAATATCCGTTTTGGGATCGATAAGGAAATGGAAGACACCGTTGTAGTTAACGTCAATAACTATAGCGTTTCCTTTGACGATTTGCTTTTGGAAAATGTGAACTTTGAGATCAAATCAACAGATAAAGTAGCTCTGATCGGCCCTAACGGTACCGGGAAAACGACTTTACTCCGAGAAATCTTTAAAAACAATCAGGATTCCATTGAAATCAATCCTGATGTTAAAGTGGCTTATTTATCTCAGGTTCAAGGCGAAATGTTAAAGGATTCGAATACCATTCTAAATGAATTCATAGATTCCGGGTTTCAAACGTATGATGAAATTAGATCGTATCTTCCAAACTATGGCTTTGAAGGAGAAATCCTTGATCAAAAGATTGAATCGTTATCTGGCGGAGAAAAAAACATGCTTCAATTGGCTAAAGTTTCTGCCAGTCAAGCCAACGTATTGCTCCTGGATGAACCAACAAGCCATTTGGACATCTATACACAAATCGCATTGGAGAAAGCCATTGAGGACTACAAAGGTGCGATTATCATGATTTCTCATGATTTCTATTCGGTTGTAAATGGTATGGATTATGTTTTAATTATCGAGGACAAAACGATTAGTAAAATGAGTATAGAAGAATTCAGACAGATGATTTATGCGAGTCATTTTGATGAGCACTATCTAGAAAATGAACAAAAGAAAAAGTCTGTTGAAATGAAAATTGAATTGGCTTTAAAAGATACTAATTTTGAACTTGCAAAAAGTTTGGTTGATGAGCTAGAAAAGCTGATTAAGTTGCTTTAGACAAGGTGAATATTCCATAAATCTAAATCCCCCTGTATGTGGATTACTCCACATATAGGGGGATTTACTTCTAGAAACAACTAAACGAGCTGATTCGCTGCAGATCAATGCCGGTGTATAGCCAGAAGAAGCCATTCCAGCGGAAGCCAGCCACCGAATTTCTACCGACAAATACCGGGTACATCCAGAAGCCGGGACCACGATCCGGCCAAATATATGTGTAGCGAAACAAACAGCCGGATATGGCTCTTGGATCTACCGCATATAACGAAGCGGGTTGCTGTGGAATGAATGATGGTGGCGGTCCGGTAGGTGCCTGCACGCCTTGTGGTCCGCCGCCTCCACCCCCGGGGAACGATGGCGGACCAGGAAATCCGCCGGGTCCGCCGGGTCCTCCGGGACCCCCAGGTCCGCCAAATCCTCCACCAGGTCCAAAAGGAGGTAAAAATGTCATATCACATCACTCCTGTTCATTAGTCTAATGTATTGTATGTAGGCAATTGAGCAGGGGAATGGGTGAAAGCCTATAAGAGGCTGCTAATTTGGTCATGGCCTTGTCAGGCGGATATTCAAAATAAAGACAAGACCAAGCTGCGACCGTTTATCCTTGAGTAGTGAGTTTCTTTCATGTTTTGGGAAAATTGGACAAAACTACGGTGAAGCCATAATAGATTTATACGAACTGCAAAAATGCACTGGGAGCAATCCCGGTGCATTCTCCTTTTAAAATGAGCGATAGGCCAAGACCTTTTTTTTCCATTCATTTCGTTAACGAGTGCGAAATTCCTGTGGTGTGCAACCATAATGCTTTTTGAATATTTTTATAAAATGCGGCGGAGCCAAAAAGCCAAGCGCCTTGCTGACATCTGCAATTTTGAGGTCTGAGTTCAATAACAGGTAAGATGCTCTGTTCATACGTAAGCTGTACAAATAATCACCAATCGTTTCTCCAGTGACCGTTTTGTACACCTTGGACAGGTAAACGGGGTGCAGGCCGATATAATCGGCAATGACCTGAAGGGAGATACCTTCTGCCAAATGCTCCTGAATGTATGTTCTCACTTTAGACGTAATTTGTTCGTGCGCATTCATCAGCTGATTGGAGGCCTGCTTGCGTCGCTGATTAATCATTTTCTCTGCCCAGCTATATATGCGTTGGCCGGATAACTGGCTTTTTTTCCGAAGCAAAAATTCGAACTCCTCCCCCAGCATTTCCTCAACCGTCGTGTCCTGCGATTTTAGTGAAATCGAGAATGTGGAAGACAGGTAGAGTAGTACTGTAAACAATTGATCGTGGGACAGTTCTTTGCCAACTTCGTTCAAGAAAAGAATTCTGGAAATTTTGCTTATGGCCTCATCCCAATTACCTGATTCCAGCAAGTTAGGGAGCAAGGGTGGCTCATACAAATTAATGAGGTTTTGCTGTTCATGGGAATCCGCATCCTTTTTGTCCAGCGTAATAAAATAGCTTTTGTTGCTGCCCACATTCCGATTGATGGCTGACACGGAGGCTAAATATAGATCGGAGAGGTGGTCAGGGAAGAATTGCTCTTTACTCAGACAAATGGAGATGGCTCCCTTTAAAAATTTTTGCACATTGTTTTGCAGTCTGACCGCGTGGGAGTCGACTGAATCGAGTGCATGCAGATCACAGTTTTTGATCAGAAATACCAGATATCCCTGCTCTGTAATGCAATGCCACAGCTTGAACGGATGCTGAAACACTTCTTCGGCTATATTGGTTACAGCATATTCGAGCAAGGATAATGACCGAAGATCATAACCGGAAAATTCTTCCTCCATCCGAATGACCATCATAATAAAGGGGTCAGAAGACGCAAAGGGAATCTCCAGCATGCTGAGACGCTCGGCCAAAATCTGATGGCTCATGGCTTTGTTCTGAAGAAGTTCCTTGA
Proteins encoded in this region:
- a CDS encoding ATP-binding cassette domain-containing protein, yielding MIKVENLSFSFPQKELYKNISFTFEEAQHCAFIGTSGSGKSTLIDILMDPERYLFEGKLEIDPDCRIGYVSQFLQVDKTKEMTVFEYIAEEFIKIQDEITGIYAEMATTSDMDSLMEKLQLALDAFEAMDGDNFEKNINKQLNLANLMKLKDLSISAISGGEFKLIQVMKEMLNRPDYMIMDEPDVFLDFENLNALKKLINSHKGMLLVVTHNRYLLNHCFNKIIHLENTELQEFDGRYIDYNFSLLQSKIELQEIAVAEAEEIERYDHIIDNLREIATYNSEASRGRALKARVKFQERLEARRIKEPFVDIKQPNIRFGIDKEMEDTVVVNVNNYSVSFDDLLLENVNFEIKSTDKVALIGPNGTGKTTLLREIFKNNQDSIEINPDVKVAYLSQVQGEMLKDSNTILNEFIDSGFQTYDEIRSYLPNYGFEGEILDQKIESLSGGEKNMLQLAKVSASQANVLLLDEPTSHLDIYTQIALEKAIEDYKGAIIMISHDFYSVVNGMDYVLIIEDKTISKMSIEEFRQMIYASHFDEHYLENEQKKKSVEMKIELALKDTNFELAKSLVDELEKLIKLL
- a CDS encoding alpha/beta hydrolase — protein: MQTAATSSILINGYRIAYEQYGEGSPIWLLHGTPSYSYEWRKVIPALVQKGYKVYVHDLLGYGASERPLEADTSVAAQYTLFSQLLDELGMDRLHVAAHDLGGIVGVQLALEQPERVQSLTLLNMPSYDSWPSPTWKKIIEEQLEQVEQMPRADFDTMLKKQLPMAVYNKELMTGDTLDAYLEPHAGSLGKASFFSHQVAHYNAKYTESYGTDLPKLKVPVQILWGEEDEWQPLAYAKRLVQDIPHACLHVIPKAGHFVMEDEPGQCSDYIDRFCNEHP
- a CDS encoding LysR family transcriptional regulator yields the protein MMEIRHLVTFITIVEHEGFTKAAEHLGYAQSTITLHIKALEEEINYPLFDRIGKRVILTETGKKLLPHAQKMLELYHMIKEVTAAQGELTGNIVISIGETLLIYRFPPIIEEFKKLHPHVNIEWHQLDSVHYKENLMQGKSDISFMLGTEVHDPNLYSEKLAEEPMMLLYPNSFELQRDIVRSNLLFTERGCGYRTLFEQCIEEYQIGITSNIEFWSIEAVKQSILSGMGISLLPRITVEKELKEEKLSGQQYKQNLATQLLYPKNKWISPQVEAFIEIVRKHASLW
- a CDS encoding alpha/beta hydrolase produces the protein MKKMKKLFFGIGIAVLILSMVVLYFPTWTPKIKGENSINVLEQVEINGTGHEIMIRGQNAENPVILYVHGGPSASEIPHAKQYQDVLESRFTIVNYDQRASGKSYHFFEDYSNLSTDLLVDDILTITDYISERLGKEKVILIGHSFGTYIGSLAAHKAPEKYEAYIGIGQVGDTKQSEIDGWNYVMKQAQLAGNDDDIARLNQVSEAINQGQTFTPRDIVTRYNGAARLMDNPDDSFLGMTFSSEYNMLDVIRYYKGMTYSQGILIGEVMSRPLPSLIKKLDLPFYFVMGDYDFMTSSHAAKQFFDGIKANKKEFISYEESAHYPHYEEKERFFNWMTDTFTQ
- a CDS encoding response regulator, producing MYGLLIVDDEKSVVDSLALTIPWEDYGIQEVHRAYSAAEALDIASKYAVDIMITDIRMPEMDGLELILEIRRFSSKIRCIILSGHDEFEYAQKAIQYQAANYLLKPINTDELIQAVTKAIANIEREWERISSFQQIQHALHANMPLLRNQLLKELLQNKAMSHQILAERLSMLEIPFASSDPFIMMVIRMEEEFSGYDLRSLSLLEYAVTNIAEEVFQHPFKLWHCITEQGYLVFLIKNCDLHALDSVDSHAVRLQNNVQKFLKGAISICLSKEQFFPDHLSDLYLASVSAINRNVGSNKSYFITLDKKDADSHEQQNLINLYEPPLLPNLLESGNWDEAISKISRILFLNEVGKELSHDQLFTVLLYLSSTFSISLKSQDTTVEEMLGEEFEFLLRKKSQLSGQRIYSWAEKMINQRRKQASNQLMNAHEQITSKVRTYIQEHLAEGISLQVIADYIGLHPVYLSKVYKTVTGETIGDYLYSLRMNRASYLLLNSDLKIADVSKALGFLAPPHFIKIFKKHYGCTPQEFRTR
- a CDS encoding VOC family protein, which translates into the protein MNFASVRIITDDVDRLVEFYEKITGVSAERPAPVFAELVMPLCTLAIGHSQTVQLFGAGSAVAANDRTVIIEFHVHDVDAEYERLKPFVDEWVKEPTTMPWGNRALLFRDPDGNLVNLFTPVTEEAIQRFSLRR
- a CDS encoding response regulator transcription factor encodes the protein MQKIRILIVDDQELILESLHIVLSLEEDFEIVGLAKNGEEAIEGSKQFQPDIVLMDINMPVMDGVAATSRIKQQLPAIKIIMLTSYKEVDYVLTALSHGAEGYLLKAIRPKELAAGIRVVHTGGTLISQEMAAKMIKNILPSAAPKSNEYGLSAREIEVLHKLASGLRNQDIAEALFLSEGTVKNYISSIYSKMDVKGRREATRKARDSGMMEE
- a CDS encoding sensor histidine kinase gives rise to the protein MKKIIAFMDWSIFSLRFYHYLLLAILILTVPGDSAHVQLEIIWLLAAFLVPILFWFPQLRLNNLWFCITEVILGGSYYVNMTIHSEFISSPDYLLPSLTMGYLLTRKTVWIIPTVFLLPFVFLFNQGYTLNQSMSIGFDNLLFCFIGIWVSFIANAYRQKNALAVEVAHQNRLLSHYAAQVEKLTLMEERSRMSKELHDTLGHSFISLIMSLDAAIALLDHKPAEVKDRLIRLRALAERNLDEMRDVVHEMGEDENSLFKQIRVLADSFAEHTGTNVTLNLPVTEHAMLLKARQAILRMIQESFTNALKHGKASKLKLELSFVEEALHIVIRNNGKPIDKLEYGFGLTTMKQRIQEIGGKLTLSSSSGATSFTEVRCEIPLNGVMLHAED